In a single window of the Nicotiana tomentosiformis chromosome 10, ASM39032v3, whole genome shotgun sequence genome:
- the LOC104117162 gene encoding protein JINGUBANG-like, with product MGIIPCPLPCQSKKKSTDSDQSHPTYLHSDSSSSSSLKSSNSSLYSQPSLPSVPSLTPPSTHTELSSNTYCASTFKGNSSYIFCISLSGKHLCTGNSDGEILLWNRDPLNHSKENIVVAQSSSSVKSIVIFGDKLFSAHQDHKIRVWKIDKDAPNQNYKCMATLPTLNDRCMRLFSAKNYVEVRRNKKCTWVHHVDTVSALALSIDSSLLYSASWDRTFKVWRTSDFKCLESVLNAHDDAINAIALSKNGYVYTGSADKKIKIWKKEEGEKKLHSLVATLEKHKSAVNALALSSEGSVLYSGACDRSIIVWEKDSGGSGKMVVAGALRGHTKAILCLAVVSNLVCSGSADKTVRIWKRGIGKSYSCLSVFEGHTGPVKCLTAALDSSNNSSSRNKDDFGSGNSYVVYSGSLDCDIKVWKFWVPSS from the exons ATGGGAATAATTCCATGTCCTTTGCCCTGCCAATCCAAGAAAAAATCAACAGATTCTGATCAATCTCATCCTACATATCTTCACTcagattcttcttcttcatcatcattaaaATCATCTAATTCTTCCCTTTACTCACAGCCAAGTTTACCATCAGTTCCTTCTTTAACTCCACCTTCCACTCATACAGAACTTTCCTCAAACACCTACTGTGCATCCACTTTTAAAGGTAATTCTTCTTATATCTTCTGCATATCACTCTCCGGAAAACACCTTTGCACCGGCAACTCCGACGGCGAAATCCTCTTGTGGAACAGAGACCCTTTAAATCATTCAAAAGAAAACATAGTAGTCGCACAGAGTAGCAGCTCTGTTAAATCCATAGTCATTTTTGGGGATAAACTCTTTAGTGCTCACCAAGATCACAAAATTCGCGTTTGGAAAATTGACAAAGACGCACCAAATCAGAATTACAAGTGCATGGCCACTTTACCGACACTTAATGATCGGTGTATGAGATTATTCAGCGCAAAAAACTACGTTGAAGTCCGCAGAAACAAGAAGTGTACGTGGGTACACCATGTTGATACAGTCTCCGCTTTAGCCTTGTCAATAGATAGCTCACTGCTGTACTCTGCATCTTGGGACAGAACTTTCAAAGTTTGGAGAACTTCGGATTTCAAATGCCTTGAATCAGTCTTGAACGCTCACGATGACGCGATAAACGCTATAGCTCTATCAAAGAATGG GTATGTATATACTGGTTCAGCAGACAAGAAGATCAAAATATGGAAGAAAGAGGAAGGGGAAAAGAAATTACACAGCCTTGTGGCAACACTAGAGAAGCACAAATCAGCAGTGAATGCTTTAGCTCTTAGTTCAGAGGGGTCAGTTTTATACTCAGGTGCTTGTGACAGATCCATAATTGTATGGGAAAAAGATAGTGGTGGTAGTGGAAAAATGGTAGTGGCTGGAGCTTTAAGAGGACATACTAAGGCAATTTTGTGTTTGGCTGTGGTGTCAAATTTGGTATGCAGTGGATCAGCAGATAAAACAGTGAGGATATGGAAGAGAGGAATTGGAAAAAGTTATTCATGTTTGTCAGTTTTTGAAGGACACACAGGTCCAGTCAAATGTTTGACTGCAGCTTTAGATAgtagtaataatagtagtagtaggaATAAAGATGATTTTGGTTCTGGAAATTCTTATGTTGTTTATAGTGGTAGCTTGGATTGTGATATTAAGGTTTGGAAATTTTGGGTTCCATCCTCCTAG